Proteins from a single region of Runella sp. SP2:
- a CDS encoding cold-shock protein — protein METGTVKFFNESKGFGFIISGGQEIFVHVSGLVDKITEGDTVTFDKVQGKKGINATNVKLA, from the coding sequence ATGGAAACTGGAACAGTAAAGTTCTTCAACGAATCAAAAGGATTCGGATTCATCATTAGCGGTGGACAAGAAATTTTCGTACACGTATCTGGCTTGGTTGACAAAATCACCGAAGGAGATACTGTAACGTTTGATAAAGTCCAAGGGAAAAAAGGCATCAACGCCACCAACGTTAAGCTTGCTTAA